From the genome of Sphingobium sp. JS3065, one region includes:
- a CDS encoding DUF2189 domain-containing protein produces the protein MAVAHPSQAASAGQDISIRTIGFEDLRIALRQGWDDFLAKRGDLVFIGFIYPIIVALAIMSASQMSVLPLIFPLVAGAILLGPAFASGFYELARRREAGLDARWRHFLDVILKPGGSALFDLTCVLALLFMAWMAAAWFIYHATLENVPGSTSSVRAFLSAVFGTSEGWRMILLGNLVGFGFALLTLAVSVVSFPMAVDRPVSWGVALRTSCRVAWHNPVTVAAWGLIVVALLVLGALPALVGLAVVLPVLGYATWHLYTRAVVR, from the coding sequence ATGGCAGTGGCTCATCCGTCCCAGGCGGCGTCCGCGGGGCAAGATATTTCCATCCGCACTATCGGTTTCGAAGATCTGCGCATCGCCCTGCGTCAGGGCTGGGACGATTTCCTCGCCAAGCGGGGCGACCTGGTGTTCATCGGTTTCATCTATCCGATCATCGTCGCGCTGGCGATCATGTCCGCCAGCCAGATGTCGGTCCTGCCGCTGATATTTCCGCTGGTGGCGGGCGCGATCCTGCTGGGACCGGCCTTCGCCAGCGGCTTCTACGAACTGGCGCGGCGGCGGGAGGCGGGACTGGACGCCCGCTGGCGCCATTTTCTGGACGTGATCCTGAAACCGGGCGGTTCCGCCCTGTTCGACCTGACCTGCGTGCTGGCGCTGCTGTTCATGGCGTGGATGGCGGCGGCCTGGTTCATCTATCATGCGACGCTGGAAAATGTGCCGGGGTCGACATCCTCCGTGCGCGCCTTCCTTTCGGCCGTGTTCGGCACTTCGGAAGGCTGGCGGATGATCCTGCTGGGCAATCTGGTGGGCTTCGGCTTCGCGCTGCTGACGCTGGCGGTCAGCGTCGTGTCCTTCCCGATGGCGGTGGACAGGCCGGTCAGTTGGGGCGTCGCCCTGCGCACGTCCTGCCGCGTGGCGTGGCATAATCCAGTGACAGTCGCGGCATGGGGCCTGATCGTCGTGGCGCTGCTGGTGCTGGGCGCGCTGCCCGCGCTGGTGGGGCTGGCGGTCGTGCTGCCGGTGCTGGGCTATGCGACCTGGCATCTCTATACGCGGGCGGTGGTGCGCTGA
- a CDS encoding LysR family transcriptional regulator, which translates to MDLRQLNHFMAVAEELHFGRAAERLGMTQPPLSQSIMALERALGAPLFARTKRHVALTPFGAQWLDHVRPAVAAIAELGRTAQRLREGTAGRLALSFVSPADYSILPTLVRRYSTAFPDVEMALAEATSDVQIEALVEGRIDAGILIPPVSGLPAAIEYRPLLREPLVAAVPEAWVANGTLRMEGGRLAGENWLDQPLLLFPRHVSPTFHDLIIDHYRAKGRMPQIRQRAIQMQTIISLVSAEMGMALVPASLRNLARTGVHYLPLADAAPMLETGLAWRHADDAPTLRALLRIALETSFPPSRE; encoded by the coding sequence ATGGACCTGCGGCAACTCAACCACTTCATGGCCGTGGCGGAGGAACTGCATTTCGGCCGCGCCGCCGAACGGCTGGGCATGACGCAGCCGCCGCTCAGCCAGTCGATCATGGCGCTGGAGCGGGCGCTGGGCGCTCCGCTCTTCGCCCGTACCAAGCGCCATGTCGCGCTCACTCCCTTCGGCGCGCAATGGCTGGACCATGTCCGCCCGGCGGTGGCCGCCATCGCGGAACTGGGCCGGACGGCGCAGCGCCTGCGGGAAGGGACGGCGGGGCGGCTGGCGCTGTCCTTCGTCAGTCCCGCCGACTACAGCATCCTGCCGACGCTGGTGCGGCGCTATTCCACCGCTTTCCCCGATGTCGAGATGGCCTTGGCCGAGGCCACCAGCGACGTCCAGATCGAGGCGCTGGTCGAAGGGCGGATCGATGCGGGCATATTGATCCCGCCGGTTTCGGGCCTGCCCGCGGCGATCGAATATCGGCCTCTGCTCCGGGAACCGCTGGTCGCGGCGGTCCCGGAAGCATGGGTCGCGAACGGAACCCTGCGCATGGAGGGCGGCAGGCTGGCGGGAGAGAATTGGCTGGACCAGCCTCTGCTGCTTTTCCCGCGCCATGTGTCGCCCACTTTCCACGACCTGATCATCGACCATTATCGGGCCAAGGGGCGGATGCCGCAGATCCGCCAGCGCGCCATCCAGATGCAAACCATCATCAGCCTGGTTTCGGCGGAAATGGGCATGGCGCTGGTGCCTGCCTCGCTCCGGAATCTGGCGCGGACCGGCGTGCATTACCTGCCGCTGGCCGATGCCGCGCCGATGCTGGAAACCGGCCTGGCCTGGCGCCATGCCGACGACGCGCCGACGCTGCGCGCGCTTTTGCGGATCGCCCTGGAAACGTCATTCCCGCCTTCGCGGGAATGA
- the ilvD gene encoding dihydroxy-acid dehydratase, with protein sequence MPHYRSRTSTHGRNMAGARGLWRATGMKDEDFGKPIIAIANSFTQFVPGHVHLKDLGQLVAREIEAAGGVAKEFNTIAVDDGIAMGHDGMLYSLPSRDLIADSVEYMVNAHTADALVCISNCDKITPGMLMAAMRLNIPAIFVSGGPMEAGKADIHGATVALDLVDAMVAAADESYTDEEVKVIERSACPTCGSCSGMFTANSMNCLTEALGLSLPGNGSTLATHADREKLFLEAGRTIVDLAKRWYEQDDASVLPRNIASFEAFENAMSLDIAMGGSTNTVLHLLAAAHEGGVDFTMADIDRLSRRVPCLCKVAPAKQDVHMEDVHRAGGIMAILGQLDRAGLIHNNLPTVHSATMSEALNRWDISRTNSAAVQEFFKAAPGGVRTTVAFSQSNRWKELDTDRETGVIRSAEHPFSKDGGLAVLFGNIAPEGCIVKTAGVDESILTFHGTARVYESQDAAVAGILGNEVKAGDVVVIRYEGPKGGPGMQEMLYPTSYLKSKGLGKACALITDGRFSGGTSGLSIGHVSPEAAEGGLIALVATGDPIVIDIPNRVIRLDLDDTVIAERKAEMEARGARAWKPFGRKRNVSPALRAYAALTTNAARGAVRDVGQIEKD encoded by the coding sequence ATGCCGCATTATCGTTCACGCACCAGCACCCATGGCCGCAACATGGCGGGCGCGCGCGGCCTGTGGCGCGCCACCGGCATGAAGGACGAGGATTTCGGCAAGCCGATCATCGCCATCGCCAACAGCTTCACCCAGTTCGTGCCGGGCCATGTCCATCTGAAGGATCTGGGTCAGCTCGTCGCGCGGGAGATCGAGGCGGCGGGCGGCGTGGCCAAGGAATTCAACACCATCGCGGTCGACGACGGCATCGCCATGGGCCATGACGGCATGCTCTATTCGCTGCCCAGCCGCGACCTGATCGCCGACAGCGTCGAATATATGGTCAACGCCCACACCGCCGACGCGCTGGTCTGCATTTCCAACTGCGACAAGATCACGCCCGGCATGCTGATGGCGGCGATGCGCCTCAACATCCCCGCGATCTTCGTGTCCGGCGGGCCGATGGAAGCGGGCAAGGCGGACATTCATGGGGCAACCGTCGCGCTCGACCTGGTCGACGCGATGGTCGCCGCAGCCGACGAGAGCTACACCGATGAGGAAGTGAAGGTCATCGAACGGTCGGCCTGCCCGACCTGCGGCTCCTGCTCCGGCATGTTCACGGCCAATTCTATGAACTGCCTGACCGAGGCGCTGGGCCTGTCGCTGCCGGGCAACGGGTCGACCCTGGCCACCCATGCCGACCGCGAAAAGCTGTTCCTGGAGGCGGGCCGCACCATCGTCGACCTCGCCAAGCGCTGGTACGAGCAGGACGATGCGTCGGTCCTTCCCCGCAACATCGCCAGTTTCGAAGCGTTCGAAAATGCGATGAGCCTTGACATCGCCATGGGCGGTTCGACCAACACGGTGCTGCATCTGCTGGCCGCCGCTCATGAGGGCGGCGTGGATTTCACCATGGCTGATATCGACCGGCTGTCGCGCCGCGTTCCCTGCCTCTGCAAGGTGGCGCCGGCCAAGCAGGACGTCCATATGGAGGATGTCCACCGCGCCGGGGGCATCATGGCGATATTGGGGCAGCTCGACCGCGCAGGGCTGATCCACAACAATCTGCCGACCGTCCACAGCGCGACCATGAGCGAGGCCCTCAATCGCTGGGACATCAGCCGCACCAATAGCGCGGCTGTGCAGGAATTTTTCAAGGCCGCGCCCGGCGGCGTGCGCACGACGGTCGCCTTCAGCCAGTCGAACCGCTGGAAGGAACTGGACACAGACCGCGAAACCGGCGTCATCCGCAGCGCCGAGCATCCCTTCTCCAAGGATGGCGGGCTGGCAGTCCTGTTCGGCAATATCGCGCCGGAAGGCTGCATCGTGAAGACGGCGGGCGTGGACGAATCCATCCTGACCTTCCACGGCACGGCGCGGGTCTATGAAAGCCAGGACGCGGCGGTCGCGGGCATATTGGGCAATGAGGTGAAGGCGGGCGACGTCGTCGTCATCCGTTACGAAGGGCCGAAGGGCGGGCCGGGCATGCAGGAAATGCTCTACCCCACCAGCTATCTGAAGTCGAAGGGGCTGGGCAAGGCCTGCGCGCTGATCACCGACGGGCGCTTTTCGGGCGGCACATCGGGCCTTTCCATCGGCCATGTCTCGCCCGAAGCGGCGGAAGGCGGTCTGATCGCGCTGGTCGCGACCGGCGATCCCATCGTCATCGACATTCCCAATCGCGTCATCAGGCTGGACCTGGACGATACCGTCATCGCCGAACGCAAGGCGGAGATGGAGGCGCGGGGCGCCAGGGCGTGGAAGCCGTTCGGCCGCAAGCGCAACGTTTCGCCCGCTTTGCGCGCCTATGCCGCGCTGACGACCAATGCGGCGCGGGGCGCGGTGCGCGACGTCGGTCAGATCGAAAAGGATTGA
- a CDS encoding MarR family winged helix-turn-helix transcriptional regulator: MNLSDEQLLTDLSRVITLMRRSFDRAMTEQGASLAQTKLLTCIKARSGTARAADIAEIMSIAPRTVTEALDGLEREGLIQRTPDKADRRVKRLTLTPAGEAAVAVTEPLRRELSAKMLAALNPSDRAHFHAALQKLLEALADG, translated from the coding sequence ATGAATCTCTCCGACGAACAACTGCTGACGGATTTGTCCCGTGTCATCACCCTGATGCGCAGATCCTTCGACCGTGCGATGACGGAGCAGGGCGCGTCCCTGGCCCAGACGAAGCTTCTGACATGCATAAAGGCGCGGTCGGGAACAGCGCGCGCGGCCGATATCGCCGAGATTATGAGCATTGCGCCGCGGACCGTGACTGAAGCGCTGGACGGGCTGGAACGCGAAGGGTTGATCCAGCGGACGCCCGACAAGGCGGATCGGCGGGTCAAGCGGCTGACCCTGACCCCGGCCGGGGAGGCGGCCGTAGCCGTGACCGAACCCCTGCGCCGCGAACTTAGCGCAAAGATGCTGGCGGCTTTAAACCCGTCGGATCGGGCGCATTTCCATGCTGCACTGCAAAAATTACTGGAGGCGCTGGCCGACGGTTGA
- a CDS encoding HlyD family secretion protein, whose protein sequence is MASSSASAGDSGQSRSSLLNNPRVRLALLLAVLALIVAGILWFIRYEAFGRYQESTNDAYVQSDSITIAPKVSGYVDRVFVEENQDVKAGQPLVQIDPRDYRAQAAQSVAQIDVARASAAGVTAQIEEQRAAIAQAAAELSAANANAAFAASEAERYRPLAASGAETRERLSELQNQATQAKARATAAQAALTSAQKRVATLEAQVRQAQAQGEAARAQLSAANTDVEATILRAAADGRIGDRSVRQGQFIQAATRLMTLVPKASLYIEANFKETQLGLMRVGQPVTVEVDALPGVELRGRVASIAPGTGAQFSVLPPQNATGNFTKIVQRIPVRIAIDAGPETRKLLVPGMSVEVSVDTRSARDAAAQIRREQERHNARTGR, encoded by the coding sequence ATGGCCTCCTCCTCCGCATCCGCCGGCGACTCGGGCCAGAGCCGCTCTTCCCTGCTCAACAATCCCCGCGTGCGGCTGGCCCTGCTGCTGGCGGTGCTGGCGCTGATCGTCGCCGGCATATTGTGGTTCATCCGGTATGAAGCCTTCGGGCGATATCAGGAATCGACCAACGACGCCTATGTCCAGTCCGATTCGATCACCATCGCGCCAAAGGTTTCCGGCTATGTCGACCGCGTCTTCGTGGAGGAGAATCAGGATGTGAAGGCCGGGCAGCCGCTGGTCCAGATCGACCCCCGCGACTATCGGGCGCAGGCGGCGCAATCGGTGGCGCAGATCGACGTGGCCAGGGCCAGCGCCGCGGGCGTGACCGCCCAGATCGAGGAACAGCGCGCCGCCATCGCCCAGGCGGCGGCGGAATTGAGCGCCGCCAACGCCAACGCCGCCTTCGCCGCGAGCGAAGCGGAACGCTATCGCCCGCTGGCCGCCAGCGGCGCGGAAACCCGCGAGCGCCTGTCGGAACTGCAAAACCAGGCCACGCAGGCAAAGGCCAGGGCCACCGCCGCGCAGGCCGCGCTGACCAGCGCACAAAAACGGGTCGCCACGCTGGAAGCGCAGGTCAGGCAGGCGCAAGCGCAGGGGGAAGCCGCCCGCGCCCAACTGTCCGCCGCCAACACCGATGTGGAGGCGACCATATTGCGCGCTGCGGCCGACGGACGGATCGGCGACCGGAGCGTGCGGCAGGGCCAGTTCATCCAGGCCGCGACCCGCCTGATGACGCTGGTCCCCAAGGCCAGCCTCTATATCGAGGCGAATTTCAAGGAGACCCAACTGGGCCTGATGCGCGTCGGCCAGCCCGTGACGGTCGAGGTGGACGCCCTGCCCGGCGTCGAACTGCGCGGCCGGGTGGCCAGCATCGCGCCCGGCACCGGCGCGCAATTTTCCGTCCTGCCGCCGCAAAACGCCACGGGCAACTTCACCAAGATCGTCCAGCGCATTCCCGTCCGCATCGCCATCGACGCCGGGCCGGAAACCCGCAAGCTGCTGGTGCCCGGCATGTCGGTGGAGGTTTCCGTCGACACCCGTTCGGCCAGGGACGCCGCCGCGCAGATCCGCCGGGAGCAGGAGCGGCATAACGCGCGGACCGGCCGATGA
- a CDS encoding DHA2 family efflux MFS transporter permease subunit, protein MTAAAVSPATAPPMPDRADAAAWLAVAAGSLGAMMATLDISIVNSALPTIQGEIGASGTEGTWIATSYLVAEIIIIPLAAWLERLLGLRTLLLTAAFLFTGFSMLCGVADDLTTMIIGRVGQGFTGGALIPTAMTIIATRLPRSQQPIGNALFGVTAILGPVLGPLIGGWLTENISWHYAFFINLPVGIVLITLLLVTMPYQKPRLSEFWQADWLGIAGMALGLGGLTIVLEEGQREQWFQSREIIIMSIVSGIGFILLFAGQYFAKRPVIRLKLLLDRQFGAVALMGLVIGMMLYGTAFVIPQFLAAIAGYDALQSGRIVLLSGIPSLMLMPLTPLLIRHLDIRVAVGAGLMIMATSCWIDTVLTNQAVGEDFIASQLLRGTGTIFGFLFLNQAAIASVPREDAGDAAGLFNAVRNLGGSLALAGIATVQDQRSWLHSRRMEESLNANSGQVQDYIGGLAQRLGGHEAALRSLAGTIQKEALVMTYNDIFTMLAVGIIAVLPLVLFLRPLPQGQAVAMH, encoded by the coding sequence ATGACCGCCGCCGCCGTTTCGCCAGCGACCGCCCCTCCCATGCCGGATCGCGCCGACGCCGCCGCATGGCTGGCGGTCGCGGCGGGCAGCCTGGGCGCTATGATGGCGACGCTGGACATTTCCATCGTCAATTCCGCCCTGCCCACCATTCAGGGCGAAATCGGCGCCAGCGGTACGGAGGGGACGTGGATCGCGACATCCTATCTGGTGGCGGAAATCATCATCATTCCGCTGGCGGCCTGGCTGGAGCGGCTGCTGGGTCTGCGCACCCTGTTGCTGACCGCCGCCTTCCTGTTCACCGGCTTTTCCATGCTGTGCGGCGTGGCCGACGATCTGACGACCATGATCATCGGCCGCGTCGGCCAGGGTTTCACCGGCGGCGCACTGATCCCCACGGCGATGACGATCATCGCCACGCGGCTGCCCCGGTCGCAACAGCCGATCGGCAATGCGCTGTTCGGCGTCACCGCGATATTGGGGCCGGTGCTGGGTCCGCTGATCGGCGGTTGGCTGACGGAAAATATCAGCTGGCACTACGCCTTCTTCATCAACCTGCCGGTGGGCATCGTCCTGATCACGCTGCTGCTGGTGACGATGCCGTATCAGAAGCCGCGGCTCAGCGAATTCTGGCAGGCCGACTGGCTGGGCATCGCCGGCATGGCGCTGGGGCTGGGCGGCCTGACCATCGTTCTGGAGGAGGGGCAGCGCGAACAATGGTTCCAGAGCCGGGAGATCATTATCATGTCGATCGTCTCCGGTATCGGCTTCATCCTGCTCTTCGCCGGGCAATATTTCGCGAAAAGGCCGGTGATCCGGCTGAAGCTGCTGCTCGACCGGCAATTCGGCGCGGTCGCGCTGATGGGGCTGGTGATCGGCATGATGCTCTATGGCACCGCCTTCGTCATTCCGCAGTTCCTGGCCGCCATCGCCGGTTACGACGCGCTGCAATCGGGCCGCATCGTGCTGCTGTCGGGCATTCCCAGCCTGATGCTGATGCCGTTGACGCCGCTGCTGATCCGCCATCTGGACATTCGCGTCGCGGTGGGCGCGGGGCTGATGATCATGGCGACCAGTTGCTGGATCGACACGGTGCTGACCAATCAGGCGGTCGGCGAAGACTTTATCGCGTCGCAATTGCTGCGCGGCACGGGCACGATCTTCGGCTTCCTCTTCCTCAACCAGGCGGCCATCGCATCCGTCCCGCGGGAGGATGCGGGCGACGCCGCCGGACTGTTCAACGCCGTCCGCAATCTGGGCGGGTCGCTGGCGCTGGCCGGCATCGCCACTGTCCAGGACCAGCGAAGCTGGCTGCACAGCCGCCGCATGGAGGAAAGCCTGAACGCCAATAGCGGCCAGGTGCAGGACTATATCGGCGGCCTCGCCCAAAGGCTGGGCGGCCATGAAGCCGCCCTGCGGTCGCTGGCGGGCACGATCCAGAAAGAGGCGCTGGTGATGACCTATAACGACATTTTCACGATGCTGGCGGTCGGCATCATCGCCGTGCTGCCGCTGGTCCTGTTCCTGCGTCCCTTGCCCCAGGGGCAAGCCGTCGCGATGCATTGA
- a CDS encoding IS110 family transposase — protein MSKDTMIGVDLAKSVFQLHAASMTGEPKFRKKLPRSAFAAFMAAQPSAVIVMEACGSAHYWAREMIRLGHEVKLIAPHYVKPFVKRQKNDAADAEAIVIAAQRPEMRFVDPKSEEQQSRAILFRGRERLVHQRTELVNAVRAALYEYGHVVPQGINQLCRIADILDELNSDLPVLMREECRDLLAQIAEKTERINIRTKKIKALAAETDAAKRLQTIPGVGPLTALAVEAFAPSMESFRCGRDFAAWLGLVPRQFSSGGKERLGRISKAGQADIRRLLIIGAMSRLNWMGRRSIPENSWLADMLARKPRMLVAIALANKMARTIWALIKNGNEYRIPAQAAVA, from the coding sequence GTGTCAAAAGATACAATGATCGGCGTGGACTTGGCAAAGTCCGTGTTTCAGCTTCATGCAGCGTCAATGACAGGCGAACCCAAGTTTCGGAAAAAGCTTCCGCGTTCAGCCTTCGCCGCATTTATGGCAGCGCAACCGTCGGCGGTGATCGTGATGGAAGCATGTGGCAGTGCGCATTATTGGGCCCGGGAAATGATCCGGCTTGGCCACGAGGTCAAACTTATCGCACCACACTATGTTAAGCCGTTCGTGAAGCGACAGAAAAATGATGCCGCTGACGCTGAAGCGATCGTAATTGCGGCTCAACGACCAGAGATGCGGTTTGTTGATCCAAAGTCGGAAGAGCAGCAAAGCAGGGCGATTCTATTTCGCGGAAGAGAACGGCTGGTTCATCAACGCACGGAACTGGTCAATGCCGTAAGGGCGGCGCTCTATGAATATGGTCATGTTGTCCCCCAAGGCATAAATCAGCTCTGCAGGATTGCGGACATTCTTGATGAGCTTAACAGCGATTTGCCCGTTTTGATGCGGGAGGAATGCCGAGATCTATTGGCACAGATCGCTGAGAAAACTGAGCGTATCAATATACGGACAAAGAAGATCAAAGCGCTGGCGGCTGAAACTGACGCGGCCAAGCGGCTACAGACGATTCCGGGAGTTGGCCCTTTAACAGCCTTAGCGGTCGAGGCCTTCGCCCCATCAATGGAGAGCTTCCGATGCGGGCGGGACTTCGCGGCCTGGCTCGGTCTTGTCCCGCGACAATTCTCCTCGGGCGGAAAGGAGCGCCTTGGACGTATTTCGAAAGCGGGTCAGGCCGATATCCGCAGACTGCTTATCATAGGTGCAATGTCCCGTCTGAATTGGATGGGTCGAAGATCGATTCCAGAAAATTCCTGGCTCGCAGATATGCTTGCCAGGAAACCGAGAATGCTTGTGGCAATTGCCCTCGCCAACAAGATGGCCAGAACGATTTGGGCCCTGATAAAAAATGGTAATGAATACAGAATTCCGGCGCAGGCAGCAGTTGCATGA
- a CDS encoding efflux transporter outer membrane subunit, protein MRFPFTALPLLALAACTSGPDYRGPEAARPATPGAQFARASGDSGAQAPAAAAWWTTLGDPVLDTLETRALAANPGVAAAEARMRQARASLRSERANALPSTNASALYVHATVPGLDLNDSGDSDQSGGGSESLNFYNLGFDASWEADLWGGKRRGVEAARAQLDAAQADVADAQVSLTAEIAQAYVHLRDRQQRIALARDALARQREMLRLTEQRHAQGTASALEVERQRHLAEQADAALPPLAAERDGYLNALATLAGEAPGALDGMLAAPSAAIVPLPPAQVAVGDPAELLKRRPDVRAAERRFAAATAKIGVAEAARFPSLSFMGLIGIGGTSPGDLVDFDKLAAIAMPRLSWSFLDFGRNAARVGQAEGARDEAAAHYRQAVLDALRDSEDALSRFGNGRLSVASAARSKASADRTAALTRQRFEAGAATRIQLLDAERQSLSAAQSLSQATAAMTADYIALQKALGLGWR, encoded by the coding sequence ATGCGTTTCCCCTTCACCGCCCTTCCCTTGCTTGCGCTAGCCGCCTGCACGTCCGGGCCGGACTATCGCGGACCGGAAGCCGCCAGGCCCGCCACCCCCGGCGCGCAATTCGCGCGGGCGTCGGGCGATAGCGGCGCGCAAGCGCCCGCCGCCGCCGCATGGTGGACGACGCTGGGCGATCCCGTGCTCGATACGCTGGAAACCCGCGCGCTGGCCGCCAATCCCGGCGTGGCGGCGGCGGAAGCGCGGATGAGGCAGGCCCGCGCCTCGCTGCGTTCGGAACGTGCCAACGCCCTGCCCAGCACCAATGCTTCGGCCCTTTACGTCCATGCGACCGTGCCCGGCCTGGACCTCAACGATTCCGGCGACAGCGACCAGTCCGGCGGCGGCAGCGAGTCGCTGAACTTCTACAATCTGGGTTTCGACGCCAGTTGGGAGGCCGATCTGTGGGGCGGCAAGCGGCGGGGGGTGGAGGCGGCACGCGCCCAACTGGACGCGGCGCAGGCCGATGTCGCGGACGCGCAGGTCAGCCTGACCGCCGAAATCGCCCAGGCCTATGTCCATCTGCGCGACCGGCAGCAGCGCATCGCCCTGGCGCGGGACGCGCTCGCCCGCCAGCGGGAGATGCTGCGCCTGACCGAACAGCGCCATGCCCAGGGCACCGCCTCCGCGCTGGAGGTGGAACGGCAGCGCCATCTGGCCGAGCAGGCCGACGCCGCCCTTCCGCCCCTCGCCGCCGAACGGGACGGCTATCTGAACGCGCTGGCGACGCTCGCCGGGGAAGCGCCCGGCGCGCTGGACGGCATGCTCGCAGCCCCCTCCGCAGCCATCGTGCCGCTGCCCCCGGCACAGGTCGCGGTGGGCGACCCCGCAGAGCTGCTCAAGCGCCGCCCCGACGTGCGCGCCGCGGAACGCCGCTTCGCCGCCGCCACGGCAAAAATCGGCGTGGCGGAGGCCGCGCGCTTCCCCAGCCTCAGCTTCATGGGCCTGATCGGCATCGGCGGCACCAGTCCGGGCGATCTGGTCGATTTCGACAAGCTGGCCGCCATCGCCATGCCGCGCCTGAGCTGGAGCTTCCTGGATTTCGGCCGCAACGCCGCCCGCGTCGGGCAGGCCGAAGGAGCGCGGGATGAGGCGGCCGCGCACTATCGCCAGGCCGTCCTCGACGCCCTGCGCGACAGCGAAGACGCGCTTTCCCGCTTCGGAAACGGGCGGCTGAGCGTCGCCAGCGCGGCCCGGTCCAAGGCGTCGGCGGACCGCACCGCCGCACTGACCCGCCAGCGGTTCGAGGCGGGCGCCGCGACCCGCATCCAGCTTCTGGACGCGGAACGGCAGAGCCTGTCGGCGGCGCAGTCGCTCTCGCAGGCGACGGCGGCCATGACGGCGGACTATATCGCCCTGCAAAAGGCTCTTGGCCTGGGCTGGCGATAG
- a CDS encoding vgr related protein, translated as MTARPLTSAEIALARSVFGEAIDYGRVRAHNRKWWPFQPRGVTMAPDGDLWFHPEGGLFCTDFCDSPLHIQGHFIHEMTHVWQAQRGGRWYLPLMRHPFCRYGYEIVPGRPFLRYGLEQQAEIVRHAFLMRCGVPVEGKPPLRVYEALLPFSAAPPFTPGKIP; from the coding sequence TTGACCGCCCGCCCGCTGACATCGGCGGAAATCGCCCTGGCTCGCTCGGTTTTCGGTGAAGCGATCGATTATGGGCGCGTCAGGGCGCATAACCGCAAATGGTGGCCGTTTCAGCCCAGGGGCGTCACCATGGCGCCCGACGGCGACCTGTGGTTCCATCCGGAAGGCGGGCTGTTCTGCACGGATTTCTGCGACAGCCCCCTGCATATCCAGGGGCATTTCATCCATGAGATGACGCATGTCTGGCAGGCGCAGCGCGGGGGCAGATGGTATCTGCCGCTGATGCGCCACCCCTTTTGCCGCTATGGTTATGAGATCGTGCCGGGCCGTCCCTTCCTTCGCTATGGGCTGGAACAGCAGGCGGAGATCGTGCGCCATGCCTTTCTGATGCGGTGCGGGGTTCCGGTGGAGGGCAAGCCGCCGCTGCGGGTTTATGAGGCGCTGCTGCCCTTCTCGGCGGCTCCACCCTTCACCCCCGGGAAAATCCCGTAG
- a CDS encoding copper chaperone PCu(A)C, translating to MRAYFVPILLAPLILAACGDPAPTYIDQAWVRLSPNKDMPSSGYFVAHGGDADTALRGVLTDYALKVEMHESVSEGGKMTMKPIDNVPIPAKAKVAFAPGGKHLMLWGVNDTAIGRGKMTLTFLLANGDRLLVDAVIQKPGAPGPASAAMPEDHKQH from the coding sequence ATGCGCGCTTATTTTGTCCCTATCCTTCTTGCACCCCTCATTCTGGCGGCCTGCGGCGACCCCGCGCCCACCTATATCGACCAGGCCTGGGTGCGGCTCAGCCCCAACAAGGACATGCCGTCCTCCGGCTATTTCGTCGCGCATGGCGGCGATGCGGACACGGCCCTGCGCGGCGTGCTGACCGATTATGCGCTGAAGGTGGAAATGCATGAGAGCGTGAGCGAGGGCGGCAAGATGACGATGAAGCCCATCGACAACGTGCCCATCCCCGCCAAGGCGAAGGTCGCCTTCGCGCCCGGCGGCAAGCATCTGATGCTGTGGGGCGTCAACGATACGGCGATCGGCCGGGGCAAGATGACGCTGACATTCCTGCTCGCCAATGGCGACCGCCTGCTGGTCGACGCCGTCATCCAGAAGCCCGGCGCGCCCGGACCAGCCTCCGCCGCCATGCCGGAGGATCATAAGCAGCATTGA